Proteins encoded by one window of Cryomorphaceae bacterium:
- a CDS encoding T9SS C-terminal target domain-containing protein yields HAGNVQSDLLFSIHPNPTNAHLTLSGSALLPGSELKVYNLAGQQVYSEVLQNAHETHTLDARRFGPAGMYLLHLNTPGRTPVVKKVVVQE; encoded by the coding sequence CATGCCGGCAATGTCCAGAGTGACCTCTTGTTCTCCATCCACCCCAACCCCACCAACGCACACCTCACCCTTAGCGGCAGCGCCCTACTCCCCGGCAGTGAGCTGAAGGTCTATAACCTGGCCGGGCAACAGGTGTACAGCGAGGTATTGCAAAATGCGCATGAAACCCACACGCTGGATGCACGCCGCTTTGGCCCTGCGGGCATGTACCTGCTGCACCTTAACACCCCCGGCCGCACGCCCGTAGTAAAAAAGGTGGTGGTGCAGGAGTAG
- a CDS encoding cytochrome-c peroxidase, giving the protein MLLFSVLACKRDKPDPDPIEPGTPSGCNTFDYSNTTPYQLDIPPFIPPMNIPTDNPLTQEGVELGRFLFWDKSLSSDGTISCGSCHLPEFGFSDPNTFSTGVGGAMGTRNSMALVNLGWANFFFWDGRAVTLEEQVFHPILDPVEMNESVQNVVQKVQSNPMYPPMFEAAFGTQCVDSARIARSVAQFMRTLVSFNSDFDKAYYGTSVTFTPEQWNGLELFLKEGGDPADGLGGQWGADCFHCHGGSFTFFTDHELHNNGLDSIFTDPGAYAVTGNPMHLGHFKTPTLRNIAKTGPYMHDGRFATLEDVVEHYNSGGVPSATIDPFMKYTQGGLQLSDYDKFCLIEFLKMLTDEDFMENSSFQDPH; this is encoded by the coding sequence ATGCTGCTTTTCAGTGTTCTGGCCTGCAAGCGAGACAAGCCCGACCCCGATCCCATTGAACCAGGTACACCTTCGGGTTGCAATACCTTTGATTACAGCAATACAACACCCTATCAGCTCGACATTCCACCGTTTATCCCGCCCATGAATATACCAACCGACAATCCGCTGACCCAGGAGGGTGTGGAACTTGGGCGATTCCTTTTTTGGGATAAATCGCTGTCGTCAGACGGAACCATTTCCTGTGGAAGCTGCCACTTGCCTGAATTTGGATTTTCCGATCCCAATACTTTCAGCACAGGAGTAGGAGGGGCCATGGGTACGCGGAACTCCATGGCGCTTGTAAATCTCGGTTGGGCCAATTTTTTCTTTTGGGATGGACGCGCAGTTACCCTGGAGGAGCAGGTATTTCACCCGATACTCGACCCCGTTGAAATGAACGAATCGGTGCAAAATGTAGTGCAAAAAGTGCAGTCAAACCCGATGTACCCCCCCATGTTCGAGGCTGCCTTCGGAACACAATGTGTGGATAGTGCGCGCATCGCCCGATCGGTTGCCCAGTTTATGCGAACACTCGTTTCTTTCAACTCCGATTTCGACAAGGCCTACTACGGAACCAGCGTCACATTTACTCCTGAACAGTGGAATGGACTGGAGCTTTTTCTCAAGGAAGGCGGCGATCCGGCAGATGGTCTCGGTGGGCAGTGGGGCGCGGATTGCTTTCACTGCCACGGGGGTAGTTTTACCTTTTTTACCGACCACGAATTGCACAACAACGGGCTGGATTCCATTTTTACCGATCCAGGCGCCTATGCCGTTACGGGCAACCCTATGCACCTCGGCCATTTTAAAACCCCAACGTTGCGAAATATCGCCAAAACCGGCCCCTATATGCACGACGGTCGTTTTGCCACCCTTGAGGATGTGGTGGAGCACTACAACAGCGGGGGTGTGCCCTCGGCCACCATCGACCCCTTTATGAAGTACACCCAGGGTGGGCTTCAGCTCAGCGACTACGACAAGTTTTGCCTCATTGAATTTCTCAAAATGCTAACCGATGAGGATTTTATGGAGAATTCCTCTTTTCAGGATCCGCATTGA
- a CDS encoding cytochrome-c peroxidase — protein sequence MQEAGLDAPFLPEIPPGFPPMPVPDDNKLTIARVELGKRLFFDKQLSSDFSISCASCHEPERAFAHNVAVSPGVGGGMGTRNAPTLANVGYQQAFFAEGGIPTLELQVIAPITEAHEMNMTFEELTERLAKDATYLEAFERAYGEISAANIARALSSFQRTLISGNSPYDQHVYQGKDVLSEAALRGMELFFSDEASCGNCHSGHLLSNEGFENIGLYQDYADPGRMLLTELPEDAGKFKVPTLRNVALTAPYMHDGSMETLEEVVEHFNQGGAEHANQSEWVRPLNLSEQQRADLVAFLHTLTDMRFIGKFDQP from the coding sequence TTGCAGGAAGCTGGGCTGGATGCGCCTTTCCTTCCCGAAATCCCACCGGGTTTTCCGCCCATGCCTGTGCCCGATGACAACAAGCTCACCATAGCGCGCGTGGAATTGGGCAAAAGGTTGTTTTTCGACAAGCAGTTGTCCTCCGATTTTTCGATTTCCTGTGCTTCGTGCCATGAACCCGAACGGGCTTTTGCCCACAACGTTGCGGTGAGTCCGGGAGTGGGTGGGGGCATGGGAACGCGCAACGCTCCCACGCTGGCCAATGTGGGTTACCAACAGGCCTTTTTTGCTGAAGGGGGCATTCCTACCCTTGAACTTCAGGTGATTGCACCCATCACCGAGGCACATGAAATGAACATGACCTTCGAGGAACTCACAGAAAGACTGGCCAAAGATGCTACCTACCTTGAGGCCTTTGAACGGGCCTACGGAGAAATTTCGGCAGCAAATATCGCAAGGGCTTTGTCTTCCTTTCAGCGTACACTGATCAGTGGAAACTCTCCATACGACCAGCATGTGTACCAAGGCAAAGACGTATTGAGCGAGGCAGCGCTGCGAGGCATGGAGTTGTTTTTCAGCGATGAAGCGTCGTGCGGAAATTGTCACAGCGGTCATTTGCTCAGCAACGAGGGTTTTGAAAACATTGGTTTGTACCAAGATTACGCCGACCCCGGCCGAATGCTGCTCACAGAATTACCCGAAGACGCCGGAAAGTTTAAGGTGCCCACTTTACGCAATGTGGCACTCACGGCACCCTACATGCACGATGGCAGCATGGAAACGCTGGAAGAAGTTGTGGAGCACTTTAACCAGGGTGGAGCAGAGCACGCCAACCAAAGCGAATGGGTGCGACCTTTGAACCTGAGTGAACAACAAAGGGCCGATTTGGTTGCATTTTTGCACACCCTGACGGATATGCGTTTTATCGGGAAATTTGATCAGCCATGA
- a CDS encoding GNAT family N-acetyltransferase → MPLPITWHALPFPELSLQEWHDLLRLRIDVFVVEQNCPYPELDGKDPDCIHVFGKTEGRVVTVARIVPHGISYAEVSIGRVAVSESHRKVGLGKELMLQCLHEIQQRFGNVSVRISAQTYLRDFYCALGFDHTGKSYLEDGIPHIEMLRPKPTQSN, encoded by the coding sequence ATGCCTTTACCTATAACATGGCATGCCCTGCCCTTTCCTGAACTTTCGTTGCAAGAATGGCACGATTTGCTCCGGTTGCGCATAGACGTGTTTGTGGTGGAGCAGAACTGCCCCTATCCCGAGCTTGACGGCAAAGACCCCGATTGCATCCATGTTTTTGGAAAAACCGAAGGCCGCGTGGTGACGGTTGCGCGAATCGTGCCCCATGGCATCAGCTATGCTGAAGTGTCGATCGGACGCGTGGCGGTTTCAGAAAGTCATCGTAAAGTAGGGCTTGGTAAAGAGCTGATGCTGCAATGTCTGCATGAAATACAACAACGTTTTGGCAATGTCTCCGTCCGGATTTCGGCACAAACCTATCTGCGTGATTTTTACTGCGCGTTGGGCTTTGATCACACCGGCAAATCCTACCTGGAAGACGGTATTCCGCACATCGAAATGCTCCGACCCAAACCAACCCAAAGC